ACTTGATTTTTATTAATGTCTCAATGGTTTTTGCAGTTATCTATGCTGGAGTGTTGTTTATTCCCAATTTCATGTTGTTAGTAGATAATATTTTTTCAAAACTTTATTCTATTTCTACATTTAACCTAACTATATTCTAATTTTTACTTAAAATGAAAAAAAATAAAATTCTACTATTTTTCTGTTTTTATATACTCTTAATAGGAGTATCTATAGCTCAAGAAAAGAAGGTAGTCGGAGCGGTTACATCAGCCGCAAGTGGAGATCCTTTACCAGGGGTTAATATCATAATTAAAGGAGATACCAAAGGTACAGAAACCGATTTTGATGGAAAGTACACGATAAATGCTTCTTCGGGAGATGTATTAGTGTTTTCTTTTGTAGGAATGCAAAGCAAAGAGGTAACCGTAGGAAGTCAAAGTACAATTAATGTACAGTTAGAAGAAGGCGATCTTTTAGATGAAGTGGTAGTAACTGCTTTAGGTATTAAAAAAGAGAAAAAAGCCTTAACCTACTCAGCTCAAGAAGTAGATGGAGAGGAACTTACCAAAATAAAACAAACCAATCCAATTAACAGTTTATCTGGGAAATCGGCAGGGGTTACCATTACAAGAAGTTCTTCTGGACTTGGAGGAGCAGCAAAAGTAGTATTAAGAGGAAATTCTTCTACCAGTAACAATGATCCATTATATGTGGTAGACGGAATTCCAATGTCTAATAATGGAAATGGTTCGAATGGATCTGAACCAGGAACAGATATTTTTGGAAGTCAGATTGGAAATCGAGACGGAGGAGATATCATGTCATTGATTAACCCAGATGATATTGAATCTTTAACCGTATTAAAAGGAGCTTCTGCATCTGCCTTATATGGTAGTCAGGGAGCCAACGGAGTTATTTTGATCACTACCAAAAAAGGAAAAGAAGGAAAGCTTTCAGTAAATATGTCTTCAAGCTTTACAATTGAAAACGTAATTTCTTTACCAAAATTACAATCAGAATATCAATCAGCTTCTGTAGGAAATCCAATTGCTGAGAACGGTAGGGTAACAGATCCTAAATCTTGGGGAGATAAAGCTTCTGGATTAAGAAATGATGCAGAAGACTTTTTCAATACAGGGTATACTGCAATTAATGCAATAAACTTAACTGCAGGAAACGCAAAATCTCAAACTTACTTTTCTTTTGCAAACACCTTAGGAGGTGGAGTGATACCTGAGAATAAATTGATAAGAAACAATGTTACTTTACGAGGAACCTCTAAGTTTTTTAATGAAAAAATAGATGTTTCTGCAAGTATCAATTTATCAGATCAAAGAATTACCAACAGGCCAACCAACGGATTGTATTCAAACCCATTAACAGGAGTGTATTTGCACCCAGTTGGAATTGATAGAAATATTTATAAAAACCAATTTGAATACTTCAATGCATCTTTGAATATGATGGATCAGTATGCGTCTTCTTTTGATGAAAATATTCAACAAAATCCTTACTGGTTAATCAATAGAAATCCAAGTAAAGATGTAGCACAAAGAGTATTAGCAAACTTATCAGTTAAATATCAAATAAATGAGAATGTATCATTGCAATCAAGATTAAGCTATGATAAGTCGTTTTTTAAATTTGACAAAAGACAATATGCAGGAACAGATCCTGTAAACTCTGGAAACAACGGAAGGTATATTTTAGAGAAAACTGAAAATACACAGCAGTATGTTGATTTAATAGCAAATTACTCTAAAGACCTTTCTGAAGATTTTTCTTTTACAGGATTGTTAGGAACGAGTTTGACGAAGTATGCTATAGGAGATCAAATTTTATTAGACTCGGGAAGAGACGGAAACGGATTAAATTTTCCGAATGTATTTACCATAGCAAACTTCGAAACGACAAATAATATCAGTCAATCGGTAACCAATAGAGAAGTACAATCAGTTTTTGGATCTGTAAATTTAGGATACAAAAAGATGTTGTATTTGGAAATCACGGGTAGAACAGACTGGTCTTCTACGTTAGTAAATACAAGATCAAAGTCATTCTTTTATCCATCTGTTGGTTTAACAGGAGTTTTATCAGAAATGTTTGAACTACCAGAAACAATCAGTTTTGCTAAAATTAGAGCGTCTTATGCAGAAGTAGGGAAGGATATCCCAGCGTATGCAACTGTACCTTTGAGTACAATAAATACTACAGATCCTAATATTAGTCAGGCTTCTTTTGCTCCATTAGAAACTTTAGAACCAGAAAAGCAAAAATCTTTTGAAATAGGAGCAGAGTTAAGAATGTTTGATAACAGAGTTGGCCTAGAATTCACGTACTATAGTACTAAAACATTGAACCAAATATTCTTTATACAGGCACTTCCAAATATTAATGGTTTCCCGCAGAATATTGTAAATGCTGGAGAAATTACCAATAAAGGAATTGAGTTAATGTTGAATGTAAAGCCGATTAGAACAGATGATTTAACATGGGATTCAGCAATCAACTTTGCACAAAATGAAAACAAAGTGGTTTCAGTGCACCCTGGTTTAAATAATGGAGAAGCTGTTATTACTGCAGAAGGAGTAAACGGATATAGATATTCTTTAGTTGAAGGAGAAGATTTTGGAAGTATTCGAGCAAAAACTTTAGTGAGAAATGCAAATGGAACTCCAGTTGTAAATTCTTCAGGAGACTTATTAGTAAATGATGATTTTACTACAGTAGCACATGCACAACCAGACTTTACATTAGGTTGGAACAATACCTTCAATTACAAAGACTTTAGTTTTAGCTTTTTAATAGATGGTAAGTTCGGAGGAGATGTAGTAAGTGTAACTGAAGCTGTAAATGATCAATACGGAGTATCACAGGCTACTGCCGACGCCAGAAACAGAAATGGAGGAATGGTCAATGTGGTAGACGAAACTGGTGCACCATCACAAATAACAGCGCAAGCATATTATAATAAAATAGGAGGAAGAGCAGGAGTTTTAGGAGAGTACGTATATGATGCAACCAATATCAGTTTACGAGAAGTAGCACTAGGATACAAATTACCAATAAAATCAAATTTATTTGAAAGTGTTAAGTTGTCATTGATAGCTAACAATTTGTTTTTCTTGTATAAAGAAGCTCCATTCGATCCGAATATTGCAGCAAGTACTGGATTAGGATTACAAGGGGTTGATATCTACAATCAACCTTCAACTAGAAGTATAGGATTTAATGTAAATATTAACTTTTAAGCAAGATGAAACAGATAAGTAAATATATATATGCATTCATAATTTTAATTATTGTTAGTGCGTGCACGGAAGATTTTAAAGACATCAATACCAATCCTAATGGTATTTCACAAGAGAGTATTTCACAGCAGTTCAATCATATTAGAACTAAGTTTTCTCCTATGTTTTCAAACATTATCAGGGTAAATCCAGCTTGGAATTATCAGTTGCAACATGGATTAAATTCAGATGTGTACTCTGGGTATATGGCCGCTCCAACACCTTTTGCAGGTAACATTAATAATCAAACCTATAGCCTTGTTAATGGTTGGAATGGGTTTATCTGGAGTGATGCGTATAACGGAGATCAAGGAAATGGAGTAATACCACACGCAAGAGGAGTCAAAGAACAAATAGGTTTAAGTGATATTGATGGAGGAGAAAAATTTATCTTTTTAGCCAATATTATTAAAGTAATGGGAATGCATAGAGTATCGGATGTATTCGGACCTATTCGTTATTCAAAGTATGATAATTATGAAACTACAGGAGAATACGATTCTCAAGAAACTGCTTACAAAACCTTTTTTGCAGAATTAGATGAGGCAATAGCCGGATTAAAGCAGTATGAAGGAAATACGCAATTTGTTTCTATGGATTTATCAAATTTAAATGGAGATATTGCTGCATGGAGAGCTTTTGCAAATACACTTCGCTTACGATTAGCAATTAGAGTTTCTAAAGTAGATGCAGCGTTGGCTAAAACAGAAGGAGAAAAAGCCTTGAGTAGTGATGCAGGATTTTTAAGTACAGAATTAACTGTTGACATGGGAGGTTTTGTACATCCAATAGCAACCATTAGTGGAACTTGGAATGACGTATGTATGAGTGCCGAAATGGAAGTGATTTTAAAAGGATTTAATGATGGTAGAATTGCCAAGTATTTTAATGCACCAGCAGACGCTAGTTTAGGAGATTACAAAGGAGTGAGAATGGGTATTGATATTACAGCAAAATCTCAATATGCAAGTCATTCACTTTTAGGAGACGTAGTAATGGCAGCTGAAAGAAAAGTTTGGTTTACAGTAGCTGAGGTATACTTTTTAAAAGCGGAGGCCGCTTTAAGAGGTTGGGCAGGAGCTGGTACTGCAAAAGACAATTATGAATTAGGAGTAAAAGCTTCTTTTGCACAGCACGGAGTTTCTGATGTAGACACCTATTTAGCTGATAATACAAGTACTCCAAATGATTTTGTAGATGCACTTAATGCAGTGAATAATGTAGCGTACGCAAGCGATGTTAAAATTGCATATAACGCTACAGGAACTAATGAAGAACAATTAGAACAAATTATAACACAAAAGTGGATTGCCATGTTTCCTGATGGACAAGAAGCTTGGAGTGAATTTAGAAGAACTGGATATCCAAGAGTTTTTCCAGTTGTAGTGAACAATAGTGGAGGAGATATAGATACAAATACTCAAATACGACGTATCAATTTTGTAGACAGTGAGAAGAACACAAATGCTGCCAATGTACAACAAGCTGTAGGGTTTTTAAAAGGACCAGATAACGGTGGTACGAGACTTTGGTGGGATACAGGTGGAAGTAATTTTTAATAAAATGAACTTTGTTTTAACAATCGGGAATGTAAGCATGA
The sequence above is a segment of the Tenacibaculum sp. 190130A14a genome. Coding sequences within it:
- a CDS encoding SusC/RagA family TonB-linked outer membrane protein — encoded protein: MKKNKILLFFCFYILLIGVSIAQEKKVVGAVTSAASGDPLPGVNIIIKGDTKGTETDFDGKYTINASSGDVLVFSFVGMQSKEVTVGSQSTINVQLEEGDLLDEVVVTALGIKKEKKALTYSAQEVDGEELTKIKQTNPINSLSGKSAGVTITRSSSGLGGAAKVVLRGNSSTSNNDPLYVVDGIPMSNNGNGSNGSEPGTDIFGSQIGNRDGGDIMSLINPDDIESLTVLKGASASALYGSQGANGVILITTKKGKEGKLSVNMSSSFTIENVISLPKLQSEYQSASVGNPIAENGRVTDPKSWGDKASGLRNDAEDFFNTGYTAINAINLTAGNAKSQTYFSFANTLGGGVIPENKLIRNNVTLRGTSKFFNEKIDVSASINLSDQRITNRPTNGLYSNPLTGVYLHPVGIDRNIYKNQFEYFNASLNMMDQYASSFDENIQQNPYWLINRNPSKDVAQRVLANLSVKYQINENVSLQSRLSYDKSFFKFDKRQYAGTDPVNSGNNGRYILEKTENTQQYVDLIANYSKDLSEDFSFTGLLGTSLTKYAIGDQILLDSGRDGNGLNFPNVFTIANFETTNNISQSVTNREVQSVFGSVNLGYKKMLYLEITGRTDWSSTLVNTRSKSFFYPSVGLTGVLSEMFELPETISFAKIRASYAEVGKDIPAYATVPLSTINTTDPNISQASFAPLETLEPEKQKSFEIGAELRMFDNRVGLEFTYYSTKTLNQIFFIQALPNINGFPQNIVNAGEITNKGIELMLNVKPIRTDDLTWDSAINFAQNENKVVSVHPGLNNGEAVITAEGVNGYRYSLVEGEDFGSIRAKTLVRNANGTPVVNSSGDLLVNDDFTTVAHAQPDFTLGWNNTFNYKDFSFSFLIDGKFGGDVVSVTEAVNDQYGVSQATADARNRNGGMVNVVDETGAPSQITAQAYYNKIGGRAGVLGEYVYDATNISLREVALGYKLPIKSNLFESVKLSLIANNLFFLYKEAPFDPNIAASTGLGLQGVDIYNQPSTRSIGFNVNINF
- a CDS encoding SusD/RagB family nutrient-binding outer membrane lipoprotein, whose translation is MKQISKYIYAFIILIIVSACTEDFKDINTNPNGISQESISQQFNHIRTKFSPMFSNIIRVNPAWNYQLQHGLNSDVYSGYMAAPTPFAGNINNQTYSLVNGWNGFIWSDAYNGDQGNGVIPHARGVKEQIGLSDIDGGEKFIFLANIIKVMGMHRVSDVFGPIRYSKYDNYETTGEYDSQETAYKTFFAELDEAIAGLKQYEGNTQFVSMDLSNLNGDIAAWRAFANTLRLRLAIRVSKVDAALAKTEGEKALSSDAGFLSTELTVDMGGFVHPIATISGTWNDVCMSAEMEVILKGFNDGRIAKYFNAPADASLGDYKGVRMGIDITAKSQYASHSLLGDVVMAAERKVWFTVAEVYFLKAEAALRGWAGAGTAKDNYELGVKASFAQHGVSDVDTYLADNTSTPNDFVDALNAVNNVAYASDVKIAYNATGTNEEQLEQIITQKWIAMFPDGQEAWSEFRRTGYPRVFPVVVNNSGGDIDTNTQIRRINFVDSEKNTNAANVQQAVGFLKGPDNGGTRLWWDTGGSNF